A window of Anas acuta chromosome 28, bAnaAcu1.1, whole genome shotgun sequence genomic DNA:
aacctcccctggcacaacttgaggccattccctcttgtcctgttgaTAGTCAtgtgcaagaagaggctgacccccagctccccacaccttcccttcaggcagttgcagagagcaatgagctCTGCCCCGAGCCTCCGCTTCTCTagcccaaacacccccagttccctcagccgctcctcacaggacttgtgctccaggcccttcaccagctccgtagccctgctctggacatgctccagggcctcgatgtccttctgggaGTGAGGGGCACAAAACATGGTACTCAAGgcgtggcctcaccagagcagagcacagggagaCGATCACATCCCCAGTCCTGCTGGCTATACTATTCCCGAATATCCCAGCAGTCTTTATAAGTGctatttttttaactaaaagcTGCTGGTTTTTAAACGCTTTTGGGACTGCAAGTAAACCCTCTTTCTCCAAAGGGCaagtctgggggggggggagcgagatggagggcgggaggggggaggggggcaggacTACATTTCCCAAATGCCTCGGGGGCGCTGCGAGGCGACACGTCACGGACCGCGGGCGCTTCCgctcttttcctgctgctgagtCGGCCTTCCGCGGGCTGTGGCAAGGCGGAGAGGgtgaggggcggcggggacTCGGCGGTGTCggagggaggggagcggagcggagcggagcggaggaggggagcgggggctgGGAGGGCTTTGGGGagctttgggcccctctctGGTGCTGTTGCTGGGGtatttgggggagaaaaaaggaggggggggtcTGGGTGTCCCGCAGGTAGCGGTCAGCGGCGCTCTGGCCTAGGGGGAGCAGCGGCTGGGAGCTCCCCTCGGGTCTCTGGGCCGTGTCGGGCTTGTAGGGAGATGCTGGCGTGGGTGGAAATGCGGTTGGGTTGTGTGGAGGGGACACCGCCTAGCAGAGTGAGGGGTCTGGCGCCGCAGCAGTCTCGGTACGGAGACTAAAGCTCCCGAGTTCCGTTACTGGGTGGGTGCGGAGCGGCTGCGGTCTTCTCATCCGAGCTGGGAGATACTGGGCTGCGGGAAATAAGGGCGTGCAGCTTGGAGCGGGGAGTTGTGGGGACTGAAAGGCTGCTGGAGGGTGTTGGTGCTGTTTCGGTCACTGcaagtagaagaagaaaatctgagtCTGGAAATGAGAAGCTAGTACATTGTGAGAACAACAGAGAATTGATGGGGTGGGGACGAAGAACCACCTCTGTTTTTTGTAAGGCAGTGCTTCAAAATGGCAATTAACTGTTAATTGACAAAATTGGTGAAACCATTAATTGACTGAAGTTCTGCTCTGAAAGTTACTGAAAGAGGTTTAAGTTACTGAAAGATCTGAGATCTTTCCCAGTTAATGAGCAGGAACAATACCTGCTGGGGCTTTGAGAAGGGAGAAAACTGCCACCTTTGCTGCCGTGCATGCCCGTCTAGGCCACTGCTGTGTCGTTACTCACATTCTTGGAGGAAAGTGTACAGATATTTCAGAGGCAATTGCAAAGCTCTGTGGAGCTAGGGTCATTTCTCCCTGCTCTGTGACATCCTTTCACGATATTGCTGTGAAGTATACAGCTGCTCATGTCTTACTACTTGTGAATTGTGTTGCCTTGCTAGGTTGTGCCATTTGTGTTCTTTTTGCAGTGAAATTATCAATGACgttccattttcttttatttctagaTGAAGCTTGCAATTCTTGCTGTGTTTGCCCTGTTCTACGTGGCCCACTGTGAAGAAGGTGCCAGGCTCCTGGCCTCCAAATCTCTATTAAACAGATATGCAGTGGAGGGGAGAGACTTGACTCTGCAGTACAACATCTACAATGTTGGTTCTAGGTAGGCCTTTTCTGGGTTTCTAATACTGATCAGGAACAAATCTTGCCTTCAGGATTCATGACTGTTTCTAGGCTCCATAATGTGCTGTTATCTTTGCTCCCCCAATTGCGAGCATTCATCACACTTCTTGAAGGTTGGACCCTggaatttgctttttccttcctgttctctTGTCCCTGCTCTCACCTTATGGCTGCTTCAGCTCTCTGTCCAGCATGGCACAGTTACTCTCATGTCAGCTTGTGATACTCTGTTACCCATAAATACAGAATCCTTTCCTTGTCTTCGTgagctttttcatttctgcatccCTGTCTTTTTGCAGCTTCTCAGTTTTGCCTTCCTCTTTCTGTAGTCTCTCTGTAATACACCTTGACCATGCTCCCCATCTtctatttttgcctttttgtttcaaaaaatcagTTCTGCCAACAGTAGAATCGTCAGTATTGGACTGTCATTCCTCTTTGGTGCAGTCTCCAGTGAATAGAATACCAAGTCTGACTTGCTTCTCATccccctttttgttttctgttgttgcatTTTAGTGCTGCTTTAGATGTGGAGCTGTCAGATGATTCTTTCCCTCCGGAGGATTTTGGCATTGTCTCTGGGATGCTCAATGTCAAGTGGGACAGGATTGCTCCGTatcttttcatgttttgaaatcttttctcCAACACTCATTTTTACCCCTAAGAATCCTGTAGTTCACTTGTCTGTCTTCAGTGTAACTGAAATGACACCATACCAGACCCTGGGCGAGGTGCTGAACGCAAACCTCTGTTCTTGAGGGTGAtgggttttgtggttttgttacCTTTTAAAAGAAGTTACTTGCAAACAGTAAAATCACCATGCAATTCATCTGGCTGGGGAAAAGGAGTTGGATGGATCAGTGTCAGATGAGTCTGCTGTCTGTAACTACAGAGGACTCTTCTTTTACCTATTTCCTTAccttctttcctttgaaatgaaACTGTTTTCCGTAACTTCCATCTCTCAGAGCAAGCAATGTGTCCCACACTGTGGTTCTGCGGCCTCTCAAAGCTGGATATTTCAATTTCACCTCTGCTACCATCACGTATCTGGCACAGGAGGGTGGACAGGTTGTGGTGAGTGGCTTGACCCTTCATAGTATCCTCACACAAACTGAACAACAGATATGCCTGATTGTGTTCTTTGAGGTGGTTGTTAGGGATGACTCATTTGCCTGTTCTCTTACACTGCACATGCTCTGCTGCAAGATGGAAAGGTGGCAAATACTGTTCCCCCTCTGCCTTTTTCAGGTTGGTTTCACAAGCGCTCCTGGGCAAGGAGGAATCTTGGCTCAGCGTGAGTTCGACAGGAGGTTCTCCCCTCACTTTGTAAGTATTTTTCAATTGGTAATTGAATTGCAGTTACCATGCAGCCCACTGCAGTGCCAGTTTGTGGTGTGTTTGGTTTGCACTACAGTCACCTGGAAAACTCCAGCATGGATTGCAATTAATCTGTATTAGTTGTCCAGAAGACTATCACAGATCTGGAGAACAGGCTTCATCCCAGCTACCTAAAGGAGCTGGCTCTATAGGATTTGGCCTTGGAGCCTTGAGGGTGGAAGATCTGAGAGGATCTCATGGTTATAAGACTCAGCTATGTGTGGCTTGTTTTGACTTATAACTGTTTCTCCCTTCAGCTGGACTGGGCAGCTTTTGGTGTGATGACTCTGCCCTCCATTGGGATCCCGCTGCTGCTGTGGTACTCGAGCAAGAGAAAGTATGACACCCCCAAGACCAAAAAGAACTGAGCAAAGCTAAATCTAACCGTCACCCCAGAGCTTAGGAGAGAGCAAACATTAACCCACACAGAACAGTGGGTGTGCTTGGATCAGCAACAGTCACTCCTGCAGAGCACTGCCTGGGCTTCAGCCTTGTCTGCAAGAGGGAGTCACCAATCACTTCAGTGGCAATGATGTGTTGTTTTCTAcctctaataaaaaaaaaaggcacaaaccCCACCACCAAATCCCAAAACTCCCCAGCCAAACCCCCTTTTCTGTGTATTTGGGGTAGAGACACCTTGCTTTGTTGCAGATTTAGTGCTGGTGTGGCTGTGATATCAGCGTTAACACCTAGAGAAACTTGTTTGTGggtgtgcagctctgcagcatttctgaCCTCTGTGCTGCCTTCCTGACTCCCTTCAACCATGTGGATTtttgcctgctgcagccctcttAAACCTTGTAAATCTTAGTGTCCATCTCTTCCAGGTGCTGCTCAACTTGCCAGAACAGCTGTGGAAAGGAGCTCTATCTAGTGATAATAAGAGACCTTTTGACAGAGGCTGGTTAGAGCTGCTTCTTGGGGTGGGGCATGGGAAGCCCACTGGTATTTCAGTGAGGAGTTGATGtgtttctggtttttgttttgttttgtttttttccttcttgctcttgTTGCTCTGGTGAGGGTTGAGGTAGCGAGGTTTTTATAATAAATCAAACACAATGGAAGAGgcctgcttttcttttactggGAAGTTCTAGAGGTGCTTGGCTGCCTTAAGATGCATCCAACGGGTGGGCAGATGGGAGAATAAATCAGTACACTATTCCCTCTGTAAAATAAAGAGTAAAAGCAGTGGAAACGTGGGAGGCAGAAGTCACTTTGCCAGGTTCATTCCTctgtccctgcagggctggtaATTTGCACCAGCTTTCCTGGCAGCCTGAAGCTCAGGAGTAATATTTCTCTTTacatacaaaacaaatttcACTCTGTCTTTGTGTTGGGCATGGAACTGTGCTTTTCCTCTGGAGGAGATGGCACAATGATGACTTGCCCCAGGTGACCTGTGGGTGCTGAgagttttttcctttcacagaatcacagaatcatttaggttggaggagacctccaagataacctagtccaacctctgacctaatgctaacatgtcctccactaaactataTCACTAAGCTATAGATCTAAATggcttttaaatacctccaggatGGTGACTCAGTCACTTCCCTAGACAGCCCATTCCACTGCCTAACAACCTTTTCCATAAAGACAACACGTAGGCCTCTACTGAATATATAAATCTAAAGAAAAGGGTTGAGTGAAGTTTCAGTCTCGATTAAAACTTCTAACAGGACAAACTTTTTCCTTCAgaacacttttttgtttgtcgTCTGTGTTGGAAATGAATGCTGTGTTTGAGCACAGGTTGTGTCATGTGGGTGCGGTGACAACTGAAGTGCCACTGTGCATTTACATTTCAGTGTCATTATCACAAAAATTCACATCAATACAAAACCACCGATagcagctgctttcctctctcCATGCCTTTGGCAGTGGTCTCCATCCTTCATTCCCAAATCACAGACATCATACAGAGAGGTTTTCCTCTTGGTGAAACCCCTGAAATATCATTCATTTCCCAAGGAAATGACTGTCctactattttgttttttgtcttttgaacAGAAAGAGTTGTTAATCTGCCAAACCAAGGACAAGCAAATTATGGCATTGCTGCCAAAGACAGCAAGTGGGCAAATTCAAGCATCACCTGGCTCAGCTGTAGGAAAACGGAGCTTTAGCAGCACCAGAAAAGAAGGTGCCAGCTAGAGCCTGCCTAGATGAAGTTCCTTCTGGCACATATTTGTGCCTCTAGATACAACATGTAGGATTTTGGGATGGTGAAactgatcttttatttttcaaacaaagcCTGCAATCTCATAGACATCATCACACAGAGCTAAAATAATATCCATGTCATGATAGTAGTACTCAGTGCTGAactggagagaagaaaataagatctCCATTATAACTGTAGGTATCACAGtttaactctgaaaaaaaaaaaaaagcaaacactttttttttccccaaaaaagaaGTCACTTGGTATCTGTAAATCATACTCCAAAATCCTCCCACCAGATCCACACAAAGGACCCCCTCTCAGTCTGTAGCACAAGCTGAACTAGCAGAAGGAGTTTGCCCATAGAAGATCAGAAAATGATTCTTGAATGATTCTTGAAGTCAGTAGATTCATACAAGCATAGCACCAGCAGTTTAACTGAAGCCACAGGAGTCCTCTCCAAAGCACGAGGTCTTTCTATATTTGTGGGTAAGAGGCATAACTGGCAATCCCACAGTGGTTTGCATGGTTTCTTGACATGCGGATATAGCCATCGTCACCAAAACGCACACCCCAActtttgggagaaaaaacaaactattagacattagaaaaaaatcctttttctgtgAAGCAGCAGCTTTATCAACATTCTAACATTTTTGAGGTCTCTGTCACAGAGCTTTTTACAGGCAAGCGATGGAATAAAACCATTCAGACGTCCTTGTGTCTTTAATGAAGTGTTTTGATCAACTGCTTCACGGAACTTCAAATTCCGGATTAAGTTTCAACAGAATATATCAACATAAAGGGaactttaaatgcatttaaaatacttataCACACTTTAAGTTCCTTCACATTGCTAGGAGGACGTAAAGATTTCTTTGATGTGGTTAAGCATGAATCCCTAGAGAACAGTTTAAGGCACAATACCAGTGTTCAATTCTGTAACAACTCCCATCACGTAGGCATCCAGCTGACCTTCCTCTAATCTATATAAATATCAGTTGTTATAAAATCTGTAGTCTGAGGCTGCCAATGTGAACAAAGGGAGATGACCTATGAGAAGCCTACCACGGTAGATAGTGAGCATGTAGAGTTTGGTGACTTACTGCAGTGCATTTACCTGTTTTTCACAAGCCAGTAATCCTTATCATTTAGGGTGCCATAACCAATCACGAGTACTCCATGATTCACCTCCTGTGTGCACCGTGGGTCATCATACACACCTGCAAAGCAACAGAGTTTGAAGAAAGCATGCCAGCAGCCCACCAGACCCCATCAGCAAAGCAGGCCTAAATTCAACAGTGTCTATGCTAGAGGCTGATAGCAGCTAATGCTACTATCTTAGATTTTGTCATGTTGGTGCCTTATCTAGCGACTGAGGCCTGACTTGCCATATTCAACCTATATTTAAGTTTCATAAGCTTTACAGGTAGAGAgagacagaagacaaaacatGGCCACAGATCTGTGTGGCCTCTGGGGTGAAAAGGACATACCTGACTTGTACAAGAAGAATGTGGGCTGGGTTGCGTCAATGGCAACAGAGACTGGTCCAATATTGGCTACAGCATCTTTCAGGGCTGCTTCATCAGCATATGGGAGCTCAACATACTTGGAGCAAGTGGCAGCTCGTGTGGAAACATTATATTGACATGTCCCGTTCTGGTAGATACAAGCAGGAGTTAAGAAAAGGAACACATGGAATCTACCAGGAGCATCTTAAGTCTTTCAGGTACTTGTTTTTCTGCCAGCCCCCTTTTACTTCATGCTACCCTATTATTCGCTTTTCTTTGACCACCATTTTTCTGTACACAGAATTATAAAGTGGATGGCAGAAGGGACCTGAAGAGGTTGTGTTGTCCATCTCACTTCCCCACAGCAAGAACAGCTAAACCATTTTATTAGTATTCTCTGccctttttttcctataaaccTCCAATGATAATACTTCTACCATTTTGCTAGAGCAACTGTCACTGCTTCCTCACCCTTCCCATCAGGAAATTAACCTCACATTTAACTTAAATCTCCTCTATTGTAAATTAAGCCTGTGGCTCCTCATTCTCTCTCTAGACACAGGTAACAGCATCTTTCATCCCTGTAGCTGCCTTATGCGTGTTTTAAGACTTGTATTTCACTTTCCTTCTTGAACTAAGAATCTGTTCCTTTGACTTTCTATCACATGCCATGTTTTCAAGACACCAGGGCAtctatttttttgtctctggCCATCAAGACACTTAGCAGGAGGATATTTATTTGCTCGTGGCTCAACAATGTGAAACAACATCAGGAACAGCATGCTGCAGAACTTACACAGAAGCTTTTCAAAAAACTGTCTAAATGTAGTTCACTGGAAACCTCTGCCTGCTGAAATGGTAGAAATACAAATATCCCATTTTTAAACTACTGAAGATGGAATAATACAGAGAGCTCAGAACAGTACCCAGGAGTGCTGtcccatttttctcttccatgtgTTGTGATATCTCATAATTTATGTAGGACAGAAATGAACCTGTAGAAAGTCTGGCTCCAAGAATTCATTCACccatgaagggaaaaaaaaaaaagaaagctgaagttCTCTTCCCCAGGGTTCCCAAGATTTAAAGCATCATCTGCAAAGACTACGACTATACAGGAGACTGGTGAAAACCAAGACAGAGGGAAACCAAAattggaggagggagggggcagccACGCAAGAGAGCAAAACAAATTCCACCTTGCTTCCTCACTCCTTTTAACACCCGGGTATTTCTCTAAGGATTTCACATACTGTTTCAGAATGATGCCTACCTGAGCCATGTATGGGTAGGATTCATCCGAGTCAATCCCATTGTTGTCTATGATGTACTGGAAAGCTCTGGTCATAAAACCTCCACTGCAGCCCTTGTTCCCATACATCATGGAGCAGTCAACCAGGTTCTGTGCGCTCAAGGACACCAGCTTCCCCGTTTTCAGCTTCACTTGGGCTTCAAGGGCTCCCACAGCACTGAAGGCCCAGCATGACCCGCAGGCACCCTATAAAAGCCCCAGCAAGGCTCAGGCACTGTCCCATGCTGCCCCAGCATGGACCAGGATGGGGAGAGCTTCGCACCTGGTTCTTCACCTCCGTGACACAGCCCTTCTCTCGCCAGTCCATGGTGTCTGGGATGCTGCCGCCTAGCTGCGGTTGGTACATGGAGGACCGGTTGTGTCCGTGGGGAACTTTCAGCCCAGTCAGCAGAGCAGACACTTCCTCACTGGTCTGAGGGTAGAAGCACCAGTTCATGATACCCCTGCATCTGATAAGGCTTACATGGGGGGTATGGGAGGTGGTAATGGGTTTCCCTCAAGCTGAAGGAGTTAGAGGGTTTGGGGAGATCCCTACCTTTTTACGTATTTTACATTTGAGTTCTAGCTGCTCATTgacaaaggcaagaaaaagaaaatatgaaacttGACTCCAGCCCCAGAAATCCCTAGAAGCCAGTATGTCTCATTAACCAACACTACAGTCTTGGGGTATGGAAGGAGTACAATTTGCACATACACATAATGACCAAGTTCACACACCGCAAACACTAAGGTAATGGGGAGATTTCCTCACACCTGATTGCCTCACGCGGGCAGGCTGAACATGGCAGCGTCAGGGCCGTGCCTACTGGAGGCCAAAAGGAGAGGACGGACCAAGAAGGGCTGTCAGGAGCTTCTCTACCCCAATCCACTTATACAGCCTGTTTATCCGTCTGTCCATATCCCCTGCCCAGGTAACTCATGAAGTGGCTGACCACCTTGGGGTGTCACCTACCATGTCAGCCAGGTGGTTCATGCCTAGCTGATAGGAGTGCAGCCCCAGGGAGTGCTCCAGGTTGTGCAGCGTCACGAGGCGCAAGTTCCTCTCCCACGTCACGCGTCgctccccttcctctttctgaAACCAAACCCAACCCGGCAGCGCTGTGGTGGGCAGCAGAGGCCCCCCAAAGCTATTTCACCCCTGCCCTGGAAGGTTGCTGCCCCTCCCTACCCCCCCCACCAAACCATGCCCCCCACACTGCCCCTACCTGGTGACGATACTCTTTACCATGGGCTTTCTTCCAGAGCTGCCAGTGCCAATCCAGCGTGGGGTcaggctgccccagcaccactGCCAGCACGGCCAGGAAGGCAACGTATGCGAGCAGCTCCATCTTGTGCAGCCGGGCCCAGGGAGTTGGTGCAATGCCGCACAGGCACTGGGAGCCACGGGCTCAGAGCTGGAGTGGGGCCGTGCTTG
This region includes:
- the CTSS gene encoding cathepsin S isoform X2 produces the protein MELLAYVAFLAVLAVVLGQPDPTLDWHWQLWKKAHGKEYRHQKEEGERRVTWERNLRLVTLHNLEHSLGLHSYQLGMNHLADMTSEEVSALLTGLKVPHGHNRSSMYQPQLGGSIPDTMDWREKGCVTEVKNQGACGSCWAFSAVGALEAQVKLKTGKLVSLSAQNLVDCSMMYGNKGCSGGFMTRAFQYIIDNNGIDSDESYPYMAQNGTCQYNVSTRAATCSKYVELPYADEAALKDAVANIGPVSVAIDATQPTFFLYKSGVYDDPRCTQEVNHGVLVIGYGTLNDKDYWLVKNSWGVRFGDDGYIRMSRNHANHCGIASYASYPQI
- the SSR2 gene encoding translocon-associated protein subunit beta, which gives rise to MKLAILAVFALFYVAHCEEGARLLASKSLLNRYAVEGRDLTLQYNIYNVGSSAALDVELSDDSFPPEDFGIVSGMLNVKWDRIAPASNVSHTVVLRPLKAGYFNFTSATITYLAQEGGQVVVGFTSAPGQGGILAQREFDRRFSPHFLDWAAFGVMTLPSIGIPLLLWYSSKRKYDTPKTKKN
- the CTSS gene encoding cathepsin S isoform X1 translates to MELLAYVAFLAVLAVVLGQPDPTLDWHWQLWKKAHGKEYRHQKEEGERRVTWERNLRLVTLHNLEHSLGLHSYQLGMNHLADMTSEEVSALLTGLKVPHGHNRSSMYQPQLGGSIPDTMDWREKGCVTEVKNQGACGSCWAFSAVGALEAQVKLKTGKLVSLSAQNLVDCSMMYGNKGCSGGFMTRAFQYIIDNNGIDSDESYPYMAQQAEVSSELHLDSFLKSFCNGTCQYNVSTRAATCSKYVELPYADEAALKDAVANIGPVSVAIDATQPTFFLYKSGVYDDPRCTQEVNHGVLVIGYGTLNDKDYWLVKNSWGVRFGDDGYIRMSRNHANHCGIASYASYPQI